The following proteins are co-located in the Triticum aestivum cultivar Chinese Spring chromosome 1A, IWGSC CS RefSeq v2.1, whole genome shotgun sequence genome:
- the LOC123048034 gene encoding benzyl alcohol O-benzoyltransferase — translation MAGPAASLRFTVRRKAAELVTPAGPTPRELKRLSDIDDQDGLRFHIPVIQFYRRDASMGGRDPAAVVRDAVARALVHYYPFAGRLRELEGRKLAVDCTGEGVLFIEADSDVRLEHFGDALQPPFPGLEELIFDVPGSSEVLGTPLLLFQVTRLACGGFILAVRLMHTMADAQGLVQFLSAVAELARGAAAPSVRPVWDRELLEARNPPRPGFAHREYDEVPDTKGTIVPLDDMAHRSFFFGAREVAAIRSHLAPGLRKRATTFEVLTGSLWKCRTVALAPDADEVMRMICIVNARGGKQGGASAIPAGYYGNAFAFPVAVSASGDLCANPLSYAVKLVKEAKSEVDVEYMRSVADLMVQRGRPHFTVVRAYLASDVTKAGFGDLDFGWGRPVYGGPAKGGVGAIPGVASFLIPFKNGKGEDGIVIPMCLPGPAMDKFVEEMGKLLRPAVDVPDMFPAMIKSAL, via the exons ATGGCGGGCCCAGCGGCGTCGTTGAGGTTCACGGTGAGGAGGAAGGCGGCCGAGCTGGTGACGCCGGCCGGGCCGACGCCGAGAGAGTTGAAGCGTCTCTCGGACATCGACGACCAGGACGGTCTGCGGTTCCACATCCCCGTCATCCAGTTCTACCGGCGCGACGCGTCCATGGGCGGCAGGGACCCCGCGGCGGTGGTCCGGGACGCCGTGGCCAGGGCGCTCGTGCACTACTACCCGTTCGCCGGCCGGCTGAGGGAGCTTGAGGGTCGTAAGCTCGCCGTCGACTGCACCGGCGAGGGCGTGCTGTTCATCGAGGCCGATTCCGACGTGCGTCTGGAGCACTTCGGCGACGCCCTGCAGCCGCCCTTCCCGGGGCTCGAGGAGCTCATCTTCGACGTCCCTGGCTCGTCCGAAGTCCTCGGCACCCCACTCCTCCTCTTCCAG GTGACACGCCTGGCGTGCGGAGGCTTCATCCTGGCGGTGCGGCTGATGCACACGATGGCGGACGCGCAGGGGCTGGTGCAGTTCCTTTCCGCCGTGGCGGAGCTGGCGCGTGGCGCGGCGGCGCCGTCGGTGCGCCCGGTGTGGGACCGGGAGCTGCTGGAGGCGCGGAACCCGCCGCGCCCTGGCTTCGCGCACCGTGAGTACGACGAGGTGCCGGACACCAAGGGCACCATCGTGCCGCTGGACGACATGGCGCACCGCTCCTTCTTCTTCGGGGCCCGGGAGGTCGCCGCCATCCGGTCCCACCTGGCGCCGGGCCTCCGGAAGCGCGCCACCACGTTCGAGGTCCTCACGGGGAGCCTGTGGAAGTGCCGCACCGTGGCGCtggcccccgacgccgacgaggtgaTGCGGATGATCTGCATCGTCAACGCCCGCGGCGGCAAGCAGGGCGGCGCGAGCGCCATCCCGGCCGGCTACTACGGGAACGCGTTCGCCTTCCCGGTGGCCGTGTCGGCGTCCGGCGACCTGTGCGCGAACCCCCTGAGctacgccgtgaagctggtgaaggaggccaAGTCGGAGGTGGACGTGGAGTACATGCGGTCGGTGGCGGACCTGATGGTGCAGCGCGGGCGGCCGCACTTCACGGTGGTGCGCGCGTACCTGGCGTCGGACGTGACCAAGGCCGGGTTCGGCGACCTGGACTTCGGGTGGGGCAGGCCGGTGTACGGCGGGCCGGCGAAGGGCGGCGTGGGCGCCATCCCCGGGGTGGCCAGCTTCCTGATCCCGTTCAAGAACGGCAAGGGCGAGGACGGCATCGTGATCCCCATGTGCCTGCCTGGCCCCGCCATGGACAAGTTCGTGGAGGAGATGGGCAAGCTGCTGCGCCCGGCCGTCGACGTCCCCGACATGTTCCCCGCCATGATCAAATCTGCGCTCTGA